CAACGTCAGCGCATTGATCGTGTTGGATGAGGATGGCAATATGGTCGGATGGGTTGGCGAGCAGCATGTGGCAGGGGCGATCGACCGTGACTACAGCACCCTGACAGCTGCCGATGTCATGGATGAAGCGATTCCTGAGGTGCCGCCCGACGTGCCGGCTGCTGCCGCGGCCCACTTCATGATGGACCGGGGCCTGCGCCAGGTCTTTCTGAGCCACAACGCCGCGGGCGTCCGCTATCCGGCAGCGGTGTTGACTCTGCAGGATGTGGTACGCATCGTGGGAGGCCTGGATCGGGCACCGGGCGTTGGTGTTGGCGCCGAGAGGCCCTCTCCCATCGATCTATTCAAACACCGCTATGGGTTGGCGTAACAATCCATTCAAGAATGATTGCGACACCACGCAACCATGAAAAATCCGCTGGTTCTCCCGAAAGGAGCTGTGCAGCAAGATGGCTGTGACTATTCCTAAACAGAAGTATACTGGTGCGGTGAGAGAAGTTGTCATCGGCGCTACAGAGGAGGAAGGTGGCACGCGCTCCCATACCGTCACCGTGGGTGGCGAGACGACGCTGCCCTTCCTGTTTCACGAGGGCGACATGCCCAATCCACCGCGCATCGCGGTTGAAATCGCCGATCGCCGGCCCAAGGATTGGTCCCCTCTTCTATTCGATGCCTGGGGCGACGTGGTCGATGATCTGGCTGCCTGGGCCAAGGCTGCCGAGGCCACCGGAGCCGACCTGATTCTGCTCAAATTGACCGGACCTGTGCAGCGCGCTGACGGCAGTACCCCCACAATCGACGAGGCCCGCGAGGCCGTTCGCACCGTCCTGGAGGCCACCGGACTGCCATTGATGGTATTTGGACCGGGCCAGGTGGACCTGGATAACGAATTGCTGGTGGCTGTGGCCGAGGAGGGGGATGGCGAACGGCTGGTTCTGGGTGTCTGCGAGGATAAAAACTATCGTACCATCGTGGCAGCGGCTATCGCCCACGGGCATCTGGTGGACAGCCGGACACCTATGGATGTCAACCTGTCCAAGCAGCTGGTGATCCTGGTCCGGGATGTGGGCCTTTCTCAGGAACGCATTTTGATGGATCCCAGTACCGGCGCTCTGGGCTATGGTATCGAGTATGGCTACAGCGTTATGGAACGCCTGCGCCTGGCTGCATTGAGCGGTGATGCCATGACCCAGCAGCCTATGCTGGTTACCCCGGGCGAAGAAGCCTGGAAGCTCAAGGAGTCCAAGGTTGGCGAGGGAGTTCCTGAAGCCTGGGGCGACTGGGCCGAACGGTCCGTCACCTGGGAGGTGCTCACCGCGACAACCTTACTGCAATCGGGTGCCGACATTGTGGTGCTACGGCATCCCGAAAGCGTGAAACAGGTTCATGCGACGATCGAGCGCCTGATGACACCGGCAGCCAATGGCACATGATCAGAGGATCAGAATGCCAGAGGGCAATCGTTCTTGTGAATTTCTGACATTCTGAGACTCCGACACC
This window of the Chloroflexota bacterium genome carries:
- a CDS encoding CBS domain-containing protein, which gives rise to MPTPILVRDIMRVGVPTCSEKSPLSEAARLLVARNVSALIVLDEDGNMVGWVGEQHVAGAIDRDYSTLTAADVMDEAIPEVPPDVPAAAAAHFMMDRGLRQVFLSHNAAGVRYPAAVLTLQDVVRIVGGLDRAPGVGVGAERPSPIDLFKHRYGLA
- a CDS encoding acetyl-CoA decarbonylase/synthase complex subunit delta → MAVTIPKQKYTGAVREVVIGATEEEGGTRSHTVTVGGETTLPFLFHEGDMPNPPRIAVEIADRRPKDWSPLLFDAWGDVVDDLAAWAKAAEATGADLILLKLTGPVQRADGSTPTIDEAREAVRTVLEATGLPLMVFGPGQVDLDNELLVAVAEEGDGERLVLGVCEDKNYRTIVAAAIAHGHLVDSRTPMDVNLSKQLVILVRDVGLSQERILMDPSTGALGYGIEYGYSVMERLRLAALSGDAMTQQPMLVTPGEEAWKLKESKVGEGVPEAWGDWAERSVTWEVLTATTLLQSGADIVVLRHPESVKQVHATIERLMTPAANGT